The Salvelinus alpinus chromosome 28, SLU_Salpinus.1, whole genome shotgun sequence genome includes a window with the following:
- the LOC139557357 gene encoding cold shock domain-containing protein E1-like isoform X13: MSFDPGMLHNNGHTAFANGTAAGIRETGVVEKLLTSYGFIQCSERQARLFFHCSQYNGNLQELKIGDDVEFEVSSDRRTGKPIAVKLLKIKPEVLPEERISGQVGPDSHASPFTVLHGYIHPVVSAIPTQLDGKSAPGQVPTGSVCYERNGYGFLPTQEVFYLTYTPDDIEGNMHLDTGDKVSFYMETNKHTGAVSAHNIVLVKKKQMRCQGVVCATKEAFGFIERADVVKEIFFHYSEFKGDLEALQAGDDVEFTIKERNGKEVATDVRLLAQGTVIFEDISIEQFEGTVVKVIPKVPTKNQNDPLPGRICARISFTDKELLFGEKDTKSKVTLLEGDHVQFNISTDRRDKLERATNIDILPDTFHFTKESREMVRTMRRSMGVIAAMRDGFGFIKCVDRDARMFFHFSEVLEEGQLHISDEVEFTVVPVSPERTPMDMLSAQRNHAVRIKKLPKGTVSFHTQSEQRFVGVVEKEATAAITNNKSASPSKAKEKEAEEGVVSYEDCGVKLTVSYHVKDLEGATQPQAGDKVEFSINEVKRTGQQSAVTIKILNRTVNTKRLLGYIATLKDNFGFIETANHDQEIFFHYSELCGDLENLELGDTVEYTLSKGKGNKVSAEKVTKVVAVNGVGQDVGETVMLGKVVRPLRSVDPSQTEYQGLIELLEEDGTKCQNYSFGIVGMANKADCLQKGEMVKFQLCTVAQTGQTMACNVVPQRKALVECVKDQFGFITYEVGESKKLFFHVKEVHDGLELQTGDEVEFSVILNQRTGKCSACNVRRVSEGPKPVATPRPDRLVNRLKSITLDDASAPRLVIVRQPRGPDNSKGFNVERKTRQPGVID, from the exons ATGAGTTTTGACCCTGGCATGCTCCACAACAACGGGCACACGGCGTTTGCCAACGGCACGGCGGCGGGCATCAGGGAGACAGGAGTGGTGGAGAAGCTGCTCACCTCCTACGGGTTCATCCAGTGCTCGGAGCGGCAGGCGCGCCTCTTCTTTCACTGCTCCCAGTACAACGGCAACCTTCAGGAGCTCAAGATAGGAG ATGATGTGGAGTTTGAAGTGTCCTCAGACAGGCGCACTGGCAAGCCCATAGCAGTGAAGCTGCTTAAGATCAAACCAGAGGTGCTTCCAGAGGAGCGCATCTCGGGCCAGGTGGGGCCAGACTCGCACGCCTCTCCCTTTACTGTGCTGCATGGTTATATTCATCCA GTTGTCTCAGCGATTCCCACTCAACTGGATGGCAAATCTGCACCGGGGCAGGTGCCCACTGGCAGTGTGTGTTACGAGAGAAACGGG TATGGATTCCTTCCCACGCAGGAGGTGTTTTACCTGACCTACACCCCAGATGACATAGAGGGCAACATGCACCTGGACACGGGAGACAAAGTCAGCTTCTACATGGAAACTAACAAGCA CACTGGTGCAGTCAGTGCTCACAACATCGTCCTGGTAAAGAAGAAACAGATGAGGTGCCAGGGGGTTGTCTGTGCCACCAAG GAGGCCTTTGGGTTCATTGAGAGGGCTGACGTGGTGAAGGAGATCTTCTTCCACTACAGCGAGTTCAAGGGTGACCTGGAGGCCCTACAGGCCGGCGACGACGTGGAGTTCACCATCAAAGAGAGAAAC GGGAAAGAGGTGGCCACCGACGTGAGGCTGCTCGCCCAGGGAACCGTCATATTTGAGGACATCAGCATTGAGCAGTTTGAAGGCACTGTCGTCAAAGTCATCCCTAAAGTTCCAACCAAGAACCAG AATGATCCGCTCCCAGGCCGAATCTGTGCTAGGATCAGCTTCACGGACAAGGAGCTCCTATTCGGCGAGAAGGATACCAAGTCCAAGGTGACCCTGCTGGAGGGCGACCATGTGCAGTTCAACATCTCAACAGACCGCAGGGACAAGCTGGAGCGGGCCACCAACATCGACATCCTGCCCGACACCTTCCACTTCACTAAGGAGTCCCGTGAGATGGTAAGGACCATGAGGAGATCTATG GGTGTGATCGCTGCAATGCGTGACGGCTTTGGCTTCATCAAGTGTGTGGACCGGGACGCCAGGATGTTCTTTCACTTTAGCGAGGTGCTGGAGGAGGGCCAGCTGCACATCTCTGATGAAGTCGAGTTCACAGTTGTGCCCGTGAGTCCAGAGAGAACGCCCATG GACATGCTGTCTGCCCAGAGGAACCACGCGGTGCGCATAAAGAAGCTGCCCAAGGGCACAGTCTCCTTCCACACCCAGTCTGAGCAGCGCTTTGTGGGTGTGGTGGAGAAGGAGGCCACAGCAGCCATCACCAACAACAAGAGCGCCAGCCCCAGCAAGGCCAAAGAGAAG GAAGCAGAAGAGGGAGTGGTTTCTTATGAGGACTGTGGAGTGAAGCTGACTGTGTCGTACCACGTCAAAGATCTGGAGGGAGCTACCCAGCCACAGGCAGGAGACAAG GTGGAGTTCTCCATCAATGAGGTAAAGAGGACGGGCCAACAGAGCGCTGTCACCATCAAGATCCTCAACCGCACGGTCAACACCAAGAGGCTGCTGGGATACATTGCCACCCTGAAAGACAACTTTGGCTTCATAGAGACAGCCAATCACGATCAAGAGATCTTCTTTCATTACAG TGAGCTGTGTGGAGACTTGGAGAACCTGGAGCTGGGCGACACTGTGGAATACACCCTGTCCAAGGGCAAAGGAAACAAAGTCAGCGCTGAGAAGGTTACTAAGGTGGTAGCAG TGAATGGTGTGGGGCAGGATGTTGGTGAGACGGTGATGTTGGGGAAGGTGGTGCGCCCTCTGCGCAGTGTGGACCCGTCCCAGACAGAGTACCAGGGGCTCATTGAGCTCTTGGAGGAAG ATGGCACAAAGTGCCAGAATTACTCCTTTGGCATCGTGGGCATGGCGAACAAGGCAGACTGTCTGCAGAAAGGCGAGATGGTGAAGTTCCAGCTGTGCACAGTGGCTCAGACAGGACAGACGATGGCCTGCAACGTTGTCCCCCAACGTAAAGCCCTGGTGGAGTGCGTCAAGGACCAG TTTGGTTTTATCACGTATGAAGTTGGCGAGAGTAAGAAGCTGTTTTTCCATGTCAAAGAGGTGCATGATGGCTTAGAGCTCCAGACCGGGGATGAGGTGGAGTTCTCAGTCATCCTCAACCAACGCACAGGGAAATGTAGTGCCTGCAACGTACGCAGAGTTAG TGAAGGGCCTAAACCGGTGGCAACCCCCCGTCCTGATCGCTTGGTCAACCGGCTCAAGAGCATCACCCTGGATGACGCTAGTGCCCCCCGCCTAGTTATTGTGAGACAGCCCCGCGGCCCTGACAATTCAAAG GGCTTCAATGTGGAGAGGAAGACCCGTCAACCGGGTGTCATTGACTGA
- the LOC139557357 gene encoding cold shock domain-containing protein E1-like isoform X8 — MERVHSEPPLARNTAPSTSAVAIPRSFSVSHKKHKRTPLYQRSMSFDPGMLHNNGHTAFANGTAAGIRETGVVEKLLTSYGFIQCSERQARLFFHCSQYNGNLQELKIGDDVEFEVSSDRRTGKPIAVKLLKIKPEVLPEERISGQVVSAIPTQLDGKSAPGQVPTGSVCYERNGYGFLPTQEVFYLTYTPDDIEGNMHLDTGDKVSFYMETNKHTGAVSAHNIVLVKKKQMRCQGVVCATKEAFGFIERADVVKEIFFHYSEFKGDLEALQAGDDVEFTIKERNGKEVATDVRLLAQGTVIFEDISIEQFEGTVVKVIPKVPTKNQNDPLPGRICARISFTDKELLFGEKDTKSKVTLLEGDHVQFNISTDRRDKLERATNIDILPDTFHFTKESREMVRTMRRSMGVIAAMRDGFGFIKCVDRDARMFFHFSEVLEEGQLHISDEVEFTVVPVSPERTPMDMLSAQRNHAVRIKKLPKGTVSFHTQSEQRFVGVVEKEATAAITNNKSASPSKAKEKEAEEGVVSYEDCGVKLTVSYHVKDLEGATQPQAGDKVEFSINEVKRTGQQSAVTIKILNRTVNTKRLLGYIATLKDNFGFIETANHDQEIFFHYSELCGDLENLELGDTVEYTLSKGKGNKVSAEKVTKVVAVNGVGQDVGETVMLGKVVRPLRSVDPSQTEYQGLIELLEEDGTKCQNYSFGIVGMANKADCLQKGEMVKFQLCTVAQTGQTMACNVVPQRKALVECVKDQFGFITYEVGESKKLFFHVKEVHDGLELQTGDEVEFSVILNQRTGKCSACNVRRVSEGPKPVATPRPDRLVNRLKSITLDDASAPRLVIVRQPRGPDNSKGFNVERKTRQPGVID; from the exons ATGGAGAGGGTGCACTCCGAACCCCCTTTGGCACGTAATACTGCTCCTTCCACCTCCGCGGTGGCTATACCCCGctccttctctgtctcccacAAAAAACACAAGCGGACCCCCCTGTATCAGAGATCA ATGAGTTTTGACCCTGGCATGCTCCACAACAACGGGCACACGGCGTTTGCCAACGGCACGGCGGCGGGCATCAGGGAGACAGGAGTGGTGGAGAAGCTGCTCACCTCCTACGGGTTCATCCAGTGCTCGGAGCGGCAGGCGCGCCTCTTCTTTCACTGCTCCCAGTACAACGGCAACCTTCAGGAGCTCAAGATAGGAG ATGATGTGGAGTTTGAAGTGTCCTCAGACAGGCGCACTGGCAAGCCCATAGCAGTGAAGCTGCTTAAGATCAAACCAGAGGTGCTTCCAGAGGAGCGCATCTCGGGCCAG GTTGTCTCAGCGATTCCCACTCAACTGGATGGCAAATCTGCACCGGGGCAGGTGCCCACTGGCAGTGTGTGTTACGAGAGAAACGGG TATGGATTCCTTCCCACGCAGGAGGTGTTTTACCTGACCTACACCCCAGATGACATAGAGGGCAACATGCACCTGGACACGGGAGACAAAGTCAGCTTCTACATGGAAACTAACAAGCA CACTGGTGCAGTCAGTGCTCACAACATCGTCCTGGTAAAGAAGAAACAGATGAGGTGCCAGGGGGTTGTCTGTGCCACCAAG GAGGCCTTTGGGTTCATTGAGAGGGCTGACGTGGTGAAGGAGATCTTCTTCCACTACAGCGAGTTCAAGGGTGACCTGGAGGCCCTACAGGCCGGCGACGACGTGGAGTTCACCATCAAAGAGAGAAAC GGGAAAGAGGTGGCCACCGACGTGAGGCTGCTCGCCCAGGGAACCGTCATATTTGAGGACATCAGCATTGAGCAGTTTGAAGGCACTGTCGTCAAAGTCATCCCTAAAGTTCCAACCAAGAACCAG AATGATCCGCTCCCAGGCCGAATCTGTGCTAGGATCAGCTTCACGGACAAGGAGCTCCTATTCGGCGAGAAGGATACCAAGTCCAAGGTGACCCTGCTGGAGGGCGACCATGTGCAGTTCAACATCTCAACAGACCGCAGGGACAAGCTGGAGCGGGCCACCAACATCGACATCCTGCCCGACACCTTCCACTTCACTAAGGAGTCCCGTGAGATGGTAAGGACCATGAGGAGATCTATG GGTGTGATCGCTGCAATGCGTGACGGCTTTGGCTTCATCAAGTGTGTGGACCGGGACGCCAGGATGTTCTTTCACTTTAGCGAGGTGCTGGAGGAGGGCCAGCTGCACATCTCTGATGAAGTCGAGTTCACAGTTGTGCCCGTGAGTCCAGAGAGAACGCCCATG GACATGCTGTCTGCCCAGAGGAACCACGCGGTGCGCATAAAGAAGCTGCCCAAGGGCACAGTCTCCTTCCACACCCAGTCTGAGCAGCGCTTTGTGGGTGTGGTGGAGAAGGAGGCCACAGCAGCCATCACCAACAACAAGAGCGCCAGCCCCAGCAAGGCCAAAGAGAAG GAAGCAGAAGAGGGAGTGGTTTCTTATGAGGACTGTGGAGTGAAGCTGACTGTGTCGTACCACGTCAAAGATCTGGAGGGAGCTACCCAGCCACAGGCAGGAGACAAG GTGGAGTTCTCCATCAATGAGGTAAAGAGGACGGGCCAACAGAGCGCTGTCACCATCAAGATCCTCAACCGCACGGTCAACACCAAGAGGCTGCTGGGATACATTGCCACCCTGAAAGACAACTTTGGCTTCATAGAGACAGCCAATCACGATCAAGAGATCTTCTTTCATTACAG TGAGCTGTGTGGAGACTTGGAGAACCTGGAGCTGGGCGACACTGTGGAATACACCCTGTCCAAGGGCAAAGGAAACAAAGTCAGCGCTGAGAAGGTTACTAAGGTGGTAGCAG TGAATGGTGTGGGGCAGGATGTTGGTGAGACGGTGATGTTGGGGAAGGTGGTGCGCCCTCTGCGCAGTGTGGACCCGTCCCAGACAGAGTACCAGGGGCTCATTGAGCTCTTGGAGGAAG ATGGCACAAAGTGCCAGAATTACTCCTTTGGCATCGTGGGCATGGCGAACAAGGCAGACTGTCTGCAGAAAGGCGAGATGGTGAAGTTCCAGCTGTGCACAGTGGCTCAGACAGGACAGACGATGGCCTGCAACGTTGTCCCCCAACGTAAAGCCCTGGTGGAGTGCGTCAAGGACCAG TTTGGTTTTATCACGTATGAAGTTGGCGAGAGTAAGAAGCTGTTTTTCCATGTCAAAGAGGTGCATGATGGCTTAGAGCTCCAGACCGGGGATGAGGTGGAGTTCTCAGTCATCCTCAACCAACGCACAGGGAAATGTAGTGCCTGCAACGTACGCAGAGTTAG TGAAGGGCCTAAACCGGTGGCAACCCCCCGTCCTGATCGCTTGGTCAACCGGCTCAAGAGCATCACCCTGGATGACGCTAGTGCCCCCCGCCTAGTTATTGTGAGACAGCCCCGCGGCCCTGACAATTCAAAG GGCTTCAATGTGGAGAGGAAGACCCGTCAACCGGGTGTCATTGACTGA
- the LOC139557357 gene encoding cold shock domain-containing protein E1-like isoform X11, which translates to MERVHSEPPLARNTAPSTSAVAIPRSFSVSHKKHKRTPLYQRSMSFDPGMLHNNGHTAFANGTAAGIRETGVVEKLLTSYGFIQCSERQARLFFHCSQYNGNLQELKIGDDVEFEVSSDRRTGKPIAVKLLKIKPEVLPEERISGQVVSAIPTQLDGKSAPGQVPTGSVCYERNGEVFYLTYTPDDIEGNMHLDTGDKVSFYMETNKHTGAVSAHNIVLVKKKQMRCQGVVCATKEAFGFIERADVVKEIFFHYSEFKGDLEALQAGDDVEFTIKERNGKEVATDVRLLAQGTVIFEDISIEQFEGTVVKVIPKVPTKNQNDPLPGRICARISFTDKELLFGEKDTKSKVTLLEGDHVQFNISTDRRDKLERATNIDILPDTFHFTKESREMVRTMRRSMGVIAAMRDGFGFIKCVDRDARMFFHFSEVLEEGQLHISDEVEFTVVPVSPERTPMDMLSAQRNHAVRIKKLPKGTVSFHTQSEQRFVGVVEKEATAAITNNKSASPSKAKEKEAEEGVVSYEDCGVKLTVSYHVKDLEGATQPQAGDKVEFSINEVKRTGQQSAVTIKILNRTVNTKRLLGYIATLKDNFGFIETANHDQEIFFHYSELCGDLENLELGDTVEYTLSKGKGNKVSAEKVTKVVAVNGVGQDVGETVMLGKVVRPLRSVDPSQTEYQGLIELLEEDGTKCQNYSFGIVGMANKADCLQKGEMVKFQLCTVAQTGQTMACNVVPQRKALVECVKDQFGFITYEVGESKKLFFHVKEVHDGLELQTGDEVEFSVILNQRTGKCSACNVRRVSEGPKPVATPRPDRLVNRLKSITLDDASAPRLVIVRQPRGPDNSKGFNVERKTRQPGVID; encoded by the exons ATGGAGAGGGTGCACTCCGAACCCCCTTTGGCACGTAATACTGCTCCTTCCACCTCCGCGGTGGCTATACCCCGctccttctctgtctcccacAAAAAACACAAGCGGACCCCCCTGTATCAGAGATCA ATGAGTTTTGACCCTGGCATGCTCCACAACAACGGGCACACGGCGTTTGCCAACGGCACGGCGGCGGGCATCAGGGAGACAGGAGTGGTGGAGAAGCTGCTCACCTCCTACGGGTTCATCCAGTGCTCGGAGCGGCAGGCGCGCCTCTTCTTTCACTGCTCCCAGTACAACGGCAACCTTCAGGAGCTCAAGATAGGAG ATGATGTGGAGTTTGAAGTGTCCTCAGACAGGCGCACTGGCAAGCCCATAGCAGTGAAGCTGCTTAAGATCAAACCAGAGGTGCTTCCAGAGGAGCGCATCTCGGGCCAG GTTGTCTCAGCGATTCCCACTCAACTGGATGGCAAATCTGCACCGGGGCAGGTGCCCACTGGCAGTGTGTGTTACGAGAGAAACGGG GAGGTGTTTTACCTGACCTACACCCCAGATGACATAGAGGGCAACATGCACCTGGACACGGGAGACAAAGTCAGCTTCTACATGGAAACTAACAAGCA CACTGGTGCAGTCAGTGCTCACAACATCGTCCTGGTAAAGAAGAAACAGATGAGGTGCCAGGGGGTTGTCTGTGCCACCAAG GAGGCCTTTGGGTTCATTGAGAGGGCTGACGTGGTGAAGGAGATCTTCTTCCACTACAGCGAGTTCAAGGGTGACCTGGAGGCCCTACAGGCCGGCGACGACGTGGAGTTCACCATCAAAGAGAGAAAC GGGAAAGAGGTGGCCACCGACGTGAGGCTGCTCGCCCAGGGAACCGTCATATTTGAGGACATCAGCATTGAGCAGTTTGAAGGCACTGTCGTCAAAGTCATCCCTAAAGTTCCAACCAAGAACCAG AATGATCCGCTCCCAGGCCGAATCTGTGCTAGGATCAGCTTCACGGACAAGGAGCTCCTATTCGGCGAGAAGGATACCAAGTCCAAGGTGACCCTGCTGGAGGGCGACCATGTGCAGTTCAACATCTCAACAGACCGCAGGGACAAGCTGGAGCGGGCCACCAACATCGACATCCTGCCCGACACCTTCCACTTCACTAAGGAGTCCCGTGAGATGGTAAGGACCATGAGGAGATCTATG GGTGTGATCGCTGCAATGCGTGACGGCTTTGGCTTCATCAAGTGTGTGGACCGGGACGCCAGGATGTTCTTTCACTTTAGCGAGGTGCTGGAGGAGGGCCAGCTGCACATCTCTGATGAAGTCGAGTTCACAGTTGTGCCCGTGAGTCCAGAGAGAACGCCCATG GACATGCTGTCTGCCCAGAGGAACCACGCGGTGCGCATAAAGAAGCTGCCCAAGGGCACAGTCTCCTTCCACACCCAGTCTGAGCAGCGCTTTGTGGGTGTGGTGGAGAAGGAGGCCACAGCAGCCATCACCAACAACAAGAGCGCCAGCCCCAGCAAGGCCAAAGAGAAG GAAGCAGAAGAGGGAGTGGTTTCTTATGAGGACTGTGGAGTGAAGCTGACTGTGTCGTACCACGTCAAAGATCTGGAGGGAGCTACCCAGCCACAGGCAGGAGACAAG GTGGAGTTCTCCATCAATGAGGTAAAGAGGACGGGCCAACAGAGCGCTGTCACCATCAAGATCCTCAACCGCACGGTCAACACCAAGAGGCTGCTGGGATACATTGCCACCCTGAAAGACAACTTTGGCTTCATAGAGACAGCCAATCACGATCAAGAGATCTTCTTTCATTACAG TGAGCTGTGTGGAGACTTGGAGAACCTGGAGCTGGGCGACACTGTGGAATACACCCTGTCCAAGGGCAAAGGAAACAAAGTCAGCGCTGAGAAGGTTACTAAGGTGGTAGCAG TGAATGGTGTGGGGCAGGATGTTGGTGAGACGGTGATGTTGGGGAAGGTGGTGCGCCCTCTGCGCAGTGTGGACCCGTCCCAGACAGAGTACCAGGGGCTCATTGAGCTCTTGGAGGAAG ATGGCACAAAGTGCCAGAATTACTCCTTTGGCATCGTGGGCATGGCGAACAAGGCAGACTGTCTGCAGAAAGGCGAGATGGTGAAGTTCCAGCTGTGCACAGTGGCTCAGACAGGACAGACGATGGCCTGCAACGTTGTCCCCCAACGTAAAGCCCTGGTGGAGTGCGTCAAGGACCAG TTTGGTTTTATCACGTATGAAGTTGGCGAGAGTAAGAAGCTGTTTTTCCATGTCAAAGAGGTGCATGATGGCTTAGAGCTCCAGACCGGGGATGAGGTGGAGTTCTCAGTCATCCTCAACCAACGCACAGGGAAATGTAGTGCCTGCAACGTACGCAGAGTTAG TGAAGGGCCTAAACCGGTGGCAACCCCCCGTCCTGATCGCTTGGTCAACCGGCTCAAGAGCATCACCCTGGATGACGCTAGTGCCCCCCGCCTAGTTATTGTGAGACAGCCCCGCGGCCCTGACAATTCAAAG GGCTTCAATGTGGAGAGGAAGACCCGTCAACCGGGTGTCATTGACTGA
- the LOC139557357 gene encoding cold shock domain-containing protein E1-like isoform X12: protein MERVHSEPPLARNTAPSTSAVAIPRSFSVSHKKHKRTPLYQRSMSFDPGMLHNNGHTAFANGTAAGIRETGVVEKLLTSYGFIQCSERQARLFFHCSQYNGNLQELKIGDDVEFEVSSDRRTGKPIAVKLLKIKPEVLPEERISGQVVSAIPTQLDGKSAPGQVPTGSVCYERNGEVFYLTYTPDDIEGNMHLDTGDKVSFYMETNKHTGAVSAHNIVLVKKKQMRCQGVVCATKEAFGFIERADVVKEIFFHYSEFKGDLEALQAGDDVEFTIKERNGKEVATDVRLLAQGTVIFEDISIEQFEGTVVKVIPKVPTKNQNDPLPGRICARISFTDKELLFGEKDTKSKVTLLEGDHVQFNISTDRRDKLERATNIDILPDTFHFTKESREMGVIAAMRDGFGFIKCVDRDARMFFHFSEVLEEGQLHISDEVEFTVVPDMLSAQRNHAVRIKKLPKGTVSFHTQSEQRFVGVVEKEATAAITNNKSASPSKAKEKEAEEGVVSYEDCGVKLTVSYHVKDLEGATQPQAGDKVEFSINEVKRTGQQSAVTIKILNRTVNTKRLLGYIATLKDNFGFIETANHDQEIFFHYSELCGDLENLELGDTVEYTLSKGKGNKVSAEKVTKVVAVNGVGQDVGETVMLGKVVRPLRSVDPSQTEYQGLIELLEEDGTKCQNYSFGIVGMANKADCLQKGEMVKFQLCTVAQTGQTMACNVVPQRKALVECVKDQFGFITYEVGESKKLFFHVKEVHDGLELQTGDEVEFSVILNQRTGKCSACNVRRVSEGPKPVATPRPDRLVNRLKSITLDDASAPRLVIVRQPRGPDNSKGFNVERKTRQPGVID from the exons ATGGAGAGGGTGCACTCCGAACCCCCTTTGGCACGTAATACTGCTCCTTCCACCTCCGCGGTGGCTATACCCCGctccttctctgtctcccacAAAAAACACAAGCGGACCCCCCTGTATCAGAGATCA ATGAGTTTTGACCCTGGCATGCTCCACAACAACGGGCACACGGCGTTTGCCAACGGCACGGCGGCGGGCATCAGGGAGACAGGAGTGGTGGAGAAGCTGCTCACCTCCTACGGGTTCATCCAGTGCTCGGAGCGGCAGGCGCGCCTCTTCTTTCACTGCTCCCAGTACAACGGCAACCTTCAGGAGCTCAAGATAGGAG ATGATGTGGAGTTTGAAGTGTCCTCAGACAGGCGCACTGGCAAGCCCATAGCAGTGAAGCTGCTTAAGATCAAACCAGAGGTGCTTCCAGAGGAGCGCATCTCGGGCCAG GTTGTCTCAGCGATTCCCACTCAACTGGATGGCAAATCTGCACCGGGGCAGGTGCCCACTGGCAGTGTGTGTTACGAGAGAAACGGG GAGGTGTTTTACCTGACCTACACCCCAGATGACATAGAGGGCAACATGCACCTGGACACGGGAGACAAAGTCAGCTTCTACATGGAAACTAACAAGCA CACTGGTGCAGTCAGTGCTCACAACATCGTCCTGGTAAAGAAGAAACAGATGAGGTGCCAGGGGGTTGTCTGTGCCACCAAG GAGGCCTTTGGGTTCATTGAGAGGGCTGACGTGGTGAAGGAGATCTTCTTCCACTACAGCGAGTTCAAGGGTGACCTGGAGGCCCTACAGGCCGGCGACGACGTGGAGTTCACCATCAAAGAGAGAAAC GGGAAAGAGGTGGCCACCGACGTGAGGCTGCTCGCCCAGGGAACCGTCATATTTGAGGACATCAGCATTGAGCAGTTTGAAGGCACTGTCGTCAAAGTCATCCCTAAAGTTCCAACCAAGAACCAG AATGATCCGCTCCCAGGCCGAATCTGTGCTAGGATCAGCTTCACGGACAAGGAGCTCCTATTCGGCGAGAAGGATACCAAGTCCAAGGTGACCCTGCTGGAGGGCGACCATGTGCAGTTCAACATCTCAACAGACCGCAGGGACAAGCTGGAGCGGGCCACCAACATCGACATCCTGCCCGACACCTTCCACTTCACTAAGGAGTCCCGTGAGATG GGTGTGATCGCTGCAATGCGTGACGGCTTTGGCTTCATCAAGTGTGTGGACCGGGACGCCAGGATGTTCTTTCACTTTAGCGAGGTGCTGGAGGAGGGCCAGCTGCACATCTCTGATGAAGTCGAGTTCACAGTTGTGCCC GACATGCTGTCTGCCCAGAGGAACCACGCGGTGCGCATAAAGAAGCTGCCCAAGGGCACAGTCTCCTTCCACACCCAGTCTGAGCAGCGCTTTGTGGGTGTGGTGGAGAAGGAGGCCACAGCAGCCATCACCAACAACAAGAGCGCCAGCCCCAGCAAGGCCAAAGAGAAG GAAGCAGAAGAGGGAGTGGTTTCTTATGAGGACTGTGGAGTGAAGCTGACTGTGTCGTACCACGTCAAAGATCTGGAGGGAGCTACCCAGCCACAGGCAGGAGACAAG GTGGAGTTCTCCATCAATGAGGTAAAGAGGACGGGCCAACAGAGCGCTGTCACCATCAAGATCCTCAACCGCACGGTCAACACCAAGAGGCTGCTGGGATACATTGCCACCCTGAAAGACAACTTTGGCTTCATAGAGACAGCCAATCACGATCAAGAGATCTTCTTTCATTACAG TGAGCTGTGTGGAGACTTGGAGAACCTGGAGCTGGGCGACACTGTGGAATACACCCTGTCCAAGGGCAAAGGAAACAAAGTCAGCGCTGAGAAGGTTACTAAGGTGGTAGCAG TGAATGGTGTGGGGCAGGATGTTGGTGAGACGGTGATGTTGGGGAAGGTGGTGCGCCCTCTGCGCAGTGTGGACCCGTCCCAGACAGAGTACCAGGGGCTCATTGAGCTCTTGGAGGAAG ATGGCACAAAGTGCCAGAATTACTCCTTTGGCATCGTGGGCATGGCGAACAAGGCAGACTGTCTGCAGAAAGGCGAGATGGTGAAGTTCCAGCTGTGCACAGTGGCTCAGACAGGACAGACGATGGCCTGCAACGTTGTCCCCCAACGTAAAGCCCTGGTGGAGTGCGTCAAGGACCAG TTTGGTTTTATCACGTATGAAGTTGGCGAGAGTAAGAAGCTGTTTTTCCATGTCAAAGAGGTGCATGATGGCTTAGAGCTCCAGACCGGGGATGAGGTGGAGTTCTCAGTCATCCTCAACCAACGCACAGGGAAATGTAGTGCCTGCAACGTACGCAGAGTTAG TGAAGGGCCTAAACCGGTGGCAACCCCCCGTCCTGATCGCTTGGTCAACCGGCTCAAGAGCATCACCCTGGATGACGCTAGTGCCCCCCGCCTAGTTATTGTGAGACAGCCCCGCGGCCCTGACAATTCAAAG GGCTTCAATGTGGAGAGGAAGACCCGTCAACCGGGTGTCATTGACTGA